In a single window of the Dreissena polymorpha isolate Duluth1 chromosome 3, UMN_Dpol_1.0, whole genome shotgun sequence genome:
- the LOC127872686 gene encoding uncharacterized protein KIAA1958-like yields MSKAESKEIHHIEPTLLDEYLATFLLSLKKSNGTDFEPSSLRGIIASVDRYLKRHRYGCSVMTGTGAQFALTRDTYNAKKKSLKKQGMGNRPREAHPLSDTDIDLLWEKGILGTESPKALLNTVWLNNCLHFGLRGTTEQYYLR; encoded by the exons atgtcaaaagctgaatcaaaagaaatccaccacatagaaccaactcttcttgatgagtatttggccactttcctgttgtcccttaaaaagtcaaatggcacagattttgaaccaagctccctccgtggcatcattgctagtgttgacaggtacctgaaacgacatcgctatggatgttcagtcatgacagggactggagcccaatttgcactcacaagggacacctacaatgcaaagaaaaaaagtcttaagaaacag ggtATGGGAAACCGTCCTAGGGAGGCCCATCCGCTGAGTGATACCGACATCGATCTGCTCTGGGAGAAGGGGATCCTTGGCACGGAGTCTCCGAAAGCCTTGTTAAATACAGTCTGGTTGAACAACTGCCTTCATTTTGGCTTGCGAGGTACAACGGAGCAATACTATTTgcggtaa
- the LOC127872001 gene encoding vitelline membrane outer layer protein 1 homolog — MLLRYFAYVVSLTLILTCNAQTDARRVTETLRVANGGQYGSWTTDEFCPPHQFAVGYDMKIEPYQGITGDDTTLNAIALVCSDIERQHFGEKAVTSGQGPFGDWKGRVTCNQPIGSAAFLSAFDLEVEGPQGRLDDTAAGWVKFKCTQMDDGSVQDLVKDPGHNTGSWGGWSSFCPRGSAICGLQTRIEPNQGNGDDTALNDVIFYCCALDEGGSVVGK; from the exons ATGTTGCTACGTTACTTCGCTTACGTTGTGTCATTAACGTTGATTTTGACGTGTAACGCGCAGACCGATGCGCGCAGAGTGACGGAAACACTTCGG GTTGCTAATGGAGGTCAGTATGGTAGTTGGACCACGGACGAGTTCTGTCCACCACACCAATTTGCAGTCGGGTACGACATGAAG ATCGAGCCCTATCAGGGTATCACGGGTGACGACACGACACTGAACGCAATCGCGCTCGTCTGCTCGGACATTGAGCGTCAACATTTTGGAGAGAAGGCCGTTACTTCCGGCCAGGGTCCATTTGGCGACTGGAAGGGTCGCGTTACCTGTAACCAGCCAATCGGAAGCGCTGCTTTCCTTTCGGCGTTTGACCTAGAAGTGGAAGGACCA CAAGGCCGCCTGGACGACACTGCTGCAGGCTGGGTGAAGTTTAAGTGCACACAGATGGATGACGGTAGCGTTCAGGACCTTGTCAAGGACCCAGGCCATAACACCGGATCCTGGGGTGGCTGGAGCTCTTTCTGCCCCCGGG GTTCGGCGATTTGCGGCCTCCAGACGAGGATCGAGCCTAATCAAGGTAATGGTGACGACACAGCgctgaatgacgtcattttctaCTGCTGCGCTTTAGACGAAGGTGGCTCGGTTGTGGGAAAATAA
- the LOC127871996 gene encoding enoyl-CoA hydratase domain-containing protein 3, mitochondrial-like isoform X4, with amino-acid sequence MPCRWVCYMIFRNALSLGMLQQLQKDVSAVDDSLRVIVLSHTGPVFSAGHDLKELTIETGRAHHEQVFAVCSQFMLSLQDIPVPVIAQVNGLATAAGCQLVASCDIAVVTENSKFATPGVQVGLFCSTPAVAVGRSVPRKVAMEMLFTGQPISAQDALLHGLVSRVVPEGKLEEETTRIAMKICEFSKSVITLGKRTFYKQIALDRKLAYSLTEKVMVDNLALKDGQEGIKAFVEKRKPVWSHDDDTAH; translated from the exons ATGCCCTGTCGCTGGGTATGTTACATGATTTTCAGGAATGCCCTGTCGCTGGGTATGTTACAGCAGCTCCAGAAGGATGTCAGTGCAGTAGACGACAGTCTCCGAGTGATCGTTCTCTCACACACTGGACCTGTGTTTTCTGCTGGCCACGACCTCAAGGAATTG ACCATAGAAACAGGCAGGGCTCATCATGAACAAGTGTTTGCTGTATGTTCACAATTTATGTTGTCACTACAG GACATTCCTGTGCCTGTAATTGCTCAGGTTAATG GTTTGGCCACTGCTGCAGGATGTCAGTTGGTGGCTAGTTGTGATATCGCTGTGGTCACAGAGAATTCGAAGTTTGCCACTCCAGG TGTACAGGTGGGTCTGTTCTGCTCCACCCCTGCAGTTGCCGTGGGGAGATCTGTGCCCCGTAAGGTTGCCATGGAGATGTTGTTTACTGGCCAACCAATCAGTGCACAGG ATGCTTTACTGCATGGACTAGTCAGCAGAGTGGTTCCTGAGGGCAAGCTGGAAGAAGAG ACGACCAGGATAGCGATGAAGATCTGTGAGTTCAGCAAATCTGTGATAACCCTGGGAAAAAGAACATTCTACAAGCAGATTGCACTGGATAGAAAACTAGCGTATAG cctCACAGAGAAGGTCATGGTAGATAATCTCGCCTTAAAAGATGGCCAAGAGGGAATCAAAGCTTTTGTGGAAAAACGGAAACCAGTCTGGTCACATGATGATGACACTGCTCACTGA
- the LOC127871996 gene encoding enoyl-CoA hydratase domain-containing protein 3, mitochondrial-like isoform X1, with the protein MSRIFPSVVKMMGRSSHRMLSSTCRLQAPSENRYTVVSQTDGIRKITLNDPKKRNALSLGMLQQLQKDVSAVDDSLRVIVLSHTGPVFSAGHDLKELTIETGRAHHEQVFAVCSQFMLSLQDIPVPVIAQVNGLATAAGCQLVASCDIAVVTENSKFATPGVQVGLFCSTPAVAVGRSVPRKVAMEMLFTGQPISAQDALLHGLVSRVVPEGKLEEETTRIAMKICEFSKSVITLGKRTFYKQIALDRKLAYSLTEKVMVDNLALKDGQEGIKAFVEKRKPVWSHDDDTAH; encoded by the exons atgtcaaGAATCTTCCCATCAGTTGTTAAG ATGATGGGAAGGTCAAGTCACAGAATGCTTTCCTCAACATGCAGACTACAGGCACCATCTGAAAACAGATACACAGTGGTCAGCCAGACAGATGGTATCAGAAAGATAACTTTGAATGATCCAAAGAAAAG GAATGCCCTGTCGCTGGGTATGTTACAGCAGCTCCAGAAGGATGTCAGTGCAGTAGACGACAGTCTCCGAGTGATCGTTCTCTCACACACTGGACCTGTGTTTTCTGCTGGCCACGACCTCAAGGAATTG ACCATAGAAACAGGCAGGGCTCATCATGAACAAGTGTTTGCTGTATGTTCACAATTTATGTTGTCACTACAG GACATTCCTGTGCCTGTAATTGCTCAGGTTAATG GTTTGGCCACTGCTGCAGGATGTCAGTTGGTGGCTAGTTGTGATATCGCTGTGGTCACAGAGAATTCGAAGTTTGCCACTCCAGG TGTACAGGTGGGTCTGTTCTGCTCCACCCCTGCAGTTGCCGTGGGGAGATCTGTGCCCCGTAAGGTTGCCATGGAGATGTTGTTTACTGGCCAACCAATCAGTGCACAGG ATGCTTTACTGCATGGACTAGTCAGCAGAGTGGTTCCTGAGGGCAAGCTGGAAGAAGAG ACGACCAGGATAGCGATGAAGATCTGTGAGTTCAGCAAATCTGTGATAACCCTGGGAAAAAGAACATTCTACAAGCAGATTGCACTGGATAGAAAACTAGCGTATAG cctCACAGAGAAGGTCATGGTAGATAATCTCGCCTTAAAAGATGGCCAAGAGGGAATCAAAGCTTTTGTGGAAAAACGGAAACCAGTCTGGTCACATGATGATGACACTGCTCACTGA
- the LOC127871996 gene encoding enoyl-CoA hydratase domain-containing protein 3, mitochondrial-like isoform X3, whose amino-acid sequence MIQRKGMPCRWVCYMIFRNALSLGMLQQLQKDVSAVDDSLRVIVLSHTGPVFSAGHDLKELTIETGRAHHEQVFAVCSQFMLSLQDIPVPVIAQVNGLATAAGCQLVASCDIAVVTENSKFATPGVQVGLFCSTPAVAVGRSVPRKVAMEMLFTGQPISAQDALLHGLVSRVVPEGKLEEETTRIAMKICEFSKSVITLGKRTFYKQIALDRKLAYSLTEKVMVDNLALKDGQEGIKAFVEKRKPVWSHDDDTAH is encoded by the exons ATGATCCAAAGAAAAG GAATGCCCTGTCGCTGGGTATGTTACATGATTTTCAGGAATGCCCTGTCGCTGGGTATGTTACAGCAGCTCCAGAAGGATGTCAGTGCAGTAGACGACAGTCTCCGAGTGATCGTTCTCTCACACACTGGACCTGTGTTTTCTGCTGGCCACGACCTCAAGGAATTG ACCATAGAAACAGGCAGGGCTCATCATGAACAAGTGTTTGCTGTATGTTCACAATTTATGTTGTCACTACAG GACATTCCTGTGCCTGTAATTGCTCAGGTTAATG GTTTGGCCACTGCTGCAGGATGTCAGTTGGTGGCTAGTTGTGATATCGCTGTGGTCACAGAGAATTCGAAGTTTGCCACTCCAGG TGTACAGGTGGGTCTGTTCTGCTCCACCCCTGCAGTTGCCGTGGGGAGATCTGTGCCCCGTAAGGTTGCCATGGAGATGTTGTTTACTGGCCAACCAATCAGTGCACAGG ATGCTTTACTGCATGGACTAGTCAGCAGAGTGGTTCCTGAGGGCAAGCTGGAAGAAGAG ACGACCAGGATAGCGATGAAGATCTGTGAGTTCAGCAAATCTGTGATAACCCTGGGAAAAAGAACATTCTACAAGCAGATTGCACTGGATAGAAAACTAGCGTATAG cctCACAGAGAAGGTCATGGTAGATAATCTCGCCTTAAAAGATGGCCAAGAGGGAATCAAAGCTTTTGTGGAAAAACGGAAACCAGTCTGGTCACATGATGATGACACTGCTCACTGA
- the LOC127871996 gene encoding enoyl-CoA hydratase domain-containing protein 3, mitochondrial-like isoform X2, which produces MSRIFPSVVKMMGRSSHRMLSSTCRLQAPSENRYTVVSQTDGIRKITLNDPKKRNALSLGMLQQLQKDVSAVDDSLRVIVLSHTGPVFSAGHDLKELDIPVPVIAQVNGLATAAGCQLVASCDIAVVTENSKFATPGVQVGLFCSTPAVAVGRSVPRKVAMEMLFTGQPISAQDALLHGLVSRVVPEGKLEEETTRIAMKICEFSKSVITLGKRTFYKQIALDRKLAYSLTEKVMVDNLALKDGQEGIKAFVEKRKPVWSHDDDTAH; this is translated from the exons atgtcaaGAATCTTCCCATCAGTTGTTAAG ATGATGGGAAGGTCAAGTCACAGAATGCTTTCCTCAACATGCAGACTACAGGCACCATCTGAAAACAGATACACAGTGGTCAGCCAGACAGATGGTATCAGAAAGATAACTTTGAATGATCCAAAGAAAAG GAATGCCCTGTCGCTGGGTATGTTACAGCAGCTCCAGAAGGATGTCAGTGCAGTAGACGACAGTCTCCGAGTGATCGTTCTCTCACACACTGGACCTGTGTTTTCTGCTGGCCACGACCTCAAGGAATTG GACATTCCTGTGCCTGTAATTGCTCAGGTTAATG GTTTGGCCACTGCTGCAGGATGTCAGTTGGTGGCTAGTTGTGATATCGCTGTGGTCACAGAGAATTCGAAGTTTGCCACTCCAGG TGTACAGGTGGGTCTGTTCTGCTCCACCCCTGCAGTTGCCGTGGGGAGATCTGTGCCCCGTAAGGTTGCCATGGAGATGTTGTTTACTGGCCAACCAATCAGTGCACAGG ATGCTTTACTGCATGGACTAGTCAGCAGAGTGGTTCCTGAGGGCAAGCTGGAAGAAGAG ACGACCAGGATAGCGATGAAGATCTGTGAGTTCAGCAAATCTGTGATAACCCTGGGAAAAAGAACATTCTACAAGCAGATTGCACTGGATAGAAAACTAGCGTATAG cctCACAGAGAAGGTCATGGTAGATAATCTCGCCTTAAAAGATGGCCAAGAGGGAATCAAAGCTTTTGTGGAAAAACGGAAACCAGTCTGGTCACATGATGATGACACTGCTCACTGA